A section of the Papio anubis isolate 15944 chromosome 2, Panubis1.0, whole genome shotgun sequence genome encodes:
- the RAD54L2 gene encoding helicase ARIP4 isoform X2, producing MSDESASGSDPDLDPDVELEDAEEEEEEEEVAVEECDRDDEEDLLDDPSLEGMCGTEHAQLGEDGQQPPRCTSTTSSQSEPSEQLRHHQGKNLVSEDPKKKRAQKPSHMRRNIRKLLREDQLEPVTKAAQQEELERRKRLEQQRKDYAAPIPTVPLEFLPEEIALRASDGPQLPPRVLAQEVICLDSSSGSEDEKSSRDEVIELSSGEEDTLHIVDSSESVSEDDEEEEKGGTHVNDVLNQRDALGRVLVNLNHPPEEENVFLAPQLARAVKPHQIGGIRFLYDNLVESLERFKTSSGFGCILAHSMGLGKTLQVISFVDVLFRHTPAKTVLAIVPVNTLQNWLAEFNMWLPPPEALPADNKPEEVQPRFFKVHILNDEHKTMASRAKVMADWVSEGGVLLMGYEMYRLLTLKKSFATGRPKKTKKRSHPVIIDLDEEDRQQEFRREFEKALCRPGPDVVICDEGHRIKNCQASTSQALKNIRSRRRVVLTGYPLQNNLIEYWCMVDFVRPDFLGTRQEFSNMFERPILNGQCIDSTPQDVRLMRYRSHVLHSLLEGFVQRRGHTVLKIHLPAKEENVILVRLSKIQRDLYTQFMDRFRDCGSSGWLGLNPLKAFCVCCKIWNHPDVLYEALQKESLANEQDLDVEELGSAGTSTRCPPQGTKGKGEDSPLASSVGEATNSKFLQGVGFNPFQERGNNIVTYEWAKDLLTNYQTGVLENSPKMVLLFHLIEESVKLGDKILVFSQSLSTLALIEEFLGKREVPCPPGAEGQGAQKWVRNISYFRLDGSTPAFERERLINQFNDPSNLTTWLFLLSTRAGCLGVNLIGANRVVVFDASWNPCHDAQAVCRVYRYGQKKPCYIYRLVADYTLEKKIYDRQISKQGMSDRVVDDLNPMLNFTRKEVENLLHFVEKEPAPQVSLNIKGIKESVLQLACLKYPHLITKEPFEHESLLLNRKDHKLTKAEKKAAKKSYEEDKRTSVPYTRPSYAQYYPASDQSLTSIPAFSQRNWQPTLKGDEKPVASVRPVQSTPIPMMPRHVPLGGSVSSASSTNPSMNFPINYLQRAGVLVQKVVTTTDIVIPGLNSSTDVQARINAGESIHIIRGTKGTYIRTSDGRIFAVRATGKPKVPEDGRMAASGSQGPSCESTSNGRHSASSPKAPDPEGLARPVSPDSPEIISELQQYADVAAARESHQSSPSASAALPGPPAQLMDSSAVPGTALGTEPRLGGHCLSSSLLVTGQPCGDRHPVLDLRGHKRKLATPPAAQESSRRRSRKGHLPVPVQPYEHGYPVSGGFAMPPVSLNHNLTTPFTSQAGENSLFMGSTPSYYQLSNLLADARLVFPVTTDPLVPAGPVSSSSTATSVTASNPSFMLNPSVPGILPSYSLPFSQPLLSEPRMFAPFPSPVLPSNLSRGMSIYPGYMSPHAGYPAGGLLRSQVPPFDSHEVAEVGFSSNDDEDKDDDVIEVTGK from the exons ACCCATCCCTGGAAGGCATGTGTGGCACTGAGCATGCCCAGTTGGGAGAAGATGGGCAGCAGCCACCGCGGTGCACTTCAACTACCTCATCTCAGTCTGAGCCTTCAGAGCAGCTTAGGCACCACCAAGGCAAGAACCTAGTCTCAGAGGACCCCAAAAAGAAGAGAGCTCAGAAGCCCTCCCACATGAGAAGAAACATACG AAAGCTACTCCGGGAGGATCAATTGGAGCCTGTTACCAAAGCAGCACAGCAAGAAGAGTTGGAAAGAAGGAAGCGCCTGGAGCAGCAGAGGAAAGATTATGCAGCCCCTATTCCTACTGTTCCGCTGGAATTCCTCCCTG AGGAAATTGCTTTAAGAGCAAGTGATGGTCCCCAACTGCCTCCTCGGGTCTTGGCCCAGGAAGTCATTTGTTTGGACAGTAGCAGTGGCAGTGAGGATGAAAAAAGCAGTCGAGATG AGGTGATAGAACTGAGCTCTGGAGAGGAGGACACTCTGCATATTGTGGACAGCAGTGAGTCTGTCAGTGAAGAcgatgaggaagaagagaagggtgGCACCCATGTCAATGATGTCTTAAACCAGCGTGATGCCCTTGGGCGGGTCCTTGTCAACCTAAACCACCCTCCAGAGGAGGAAAATGTCTTCCTTGCCCCACAGTTGGCACGGGCTGTGAAACCTCATCAG ATTGGCGGAATCCGGTTCCTTTATGATAACTTGGTGGAATCCCTGGAGAGGTTTAAGACCAGCAGTGGCTTTGGCTGTATTCTGGCCCACAGCATGGGTCTGGGGAAAACTTTGCAAGTGATCTCTTTCGTCGATGTCCTCTTCCGCCACACGCCAGCCAAAACAGTCCTTGCCATTGTGCCG GTTAATACTCTTCAGAATTGGCTGGCAGAGTTCAACATGTGGCTTCCACCTCCTGAAGCCCTCCCGGCTGACAACAAGCCTGAAGAAGTCCAGCCTCGGTTCTTTAAAGTTCACATCTTGAATGATGAGCACAA GACGATGGCATCTCGTGCTAAAGTAATGGCTGATTGGGTGTCAGAGGGTGGGGTGCTACTGATGGGGTACGAGATGTACAGACTCCTCACTCTGAAGAAATCATTTGCCACAGGTAGACCGAAGAAAACCAAGAAACGTTCTCACCCAGTCATCATTGATCTAGATGAGGAAGATCGGCAGCAGGAGTTTCGGAGAG AGTTTGAGAAGGCTTTATGCCGCCCTGGCCCTGATGTAGTAATCTGTGATGAGGGACACCGCATCAAAAACTGCCAGGCCAGCACCTCACAGGCTCTGAAGAATATCCGCTCTCGCCGCCGGGTGGTGCTGACTGGGTACCCTCTGCAAAACAACCTCATTGAGTACTGGTGCATGGTGGACTTTGTGCGCCCAGACTTCCTTGGCACCCGGCAGGAGTTCAGCAACATGTTTGAACGCCCTATCCTGAACGGGCAATGTATTGACAGCACACCTCAGGACGTCCGCCTCATGCGGTACCGGAGCCATGTCTTGCACAGTCTTCTGGAGGGCTTTGTGCAGAG GAGAGGCCACACTGTGCTGAAGATTCATCTCCCTGCCAAGGAAGAAAATGTGATCCTTGTGCGGCTCTCCAAGATCCAGCGAGATTTGTACACGCAGTTCATGGATCGCTTCCGGGACTGTGGTAGCAGCGGTTGGCTGGGGCTGAACCCCCTTAAGGCATTCTGCGTGTGTTGCAAG ATCTGGAATCACCCTGATGTGCTGTATGAAGCCCTTCAGAAGGAGAGCTTGGCCAATGAGCAGGACCTAGATGTGGAAGAACTTGGCTCTGCGGGGACCAGTACCCGCTGTCCACCACAGGGAACAAAAGGCAAGGGGGAGGATAGCCCCTTGGCTTCCTCAGTGGGAGAGGCAACCAATAGCAAGTTCCTACAGGGCGTTGGCTTCAACCCTTTCCAGGAGCGAGGCAACAACATCGTCACATATGAATGG GCCAAGGACCTTCTGACTAATTACCAGACTGGAGTCTTAGAAAACTCTCCCAAGATGGTACTGCTTTTCCACCTGATTGAGGAAAGTGTGAAGCTTGGGGACAAGATCCTTGTGTTTAG CCAGAGCCTTTCCACCTTGGCTCTCATAGAGGAATTCCTTGGAAAACGAGAAGTACCCTGTCCACCTGGTGCCGAGGGGCAAGGAGCACAGAAGTGGGTTCGAAACATTAGCTACTTCC GGCTAGATGGTAGCACCCCTGCCTTTGAGAGGGAGCGGCTCATTAATCAGTTCAATGATCCCAGCAACCTCACCACCTGGCTGTTCCTTCTTTCTACAAG GGCCGGATGCTTGGGTGTGAATCTGATTGGTGCCAACCGAGTGGTGGTGTTTGATGCTTCCTGGAACCCTTGCCATGACGCCCAGGCAGTATGTCGGGTATACCGTTATGGCCAGAAAAAGCCCTGTTACATCTATCGCCTTGTGGCTGATTACACTCTAGAAAAGAAGATCTATGACCGTCAGATTTCCAAGCAGGGCATGTCAG ATCGGGTGGTGGATGATCTAAATCCAATGCTGAACTTTACCCGGAAAGAGGTAGAAAACCTACTGCACTTTGTTGAGAAGGAGCCAGCTCCCCAAGTTTCCTTGAACATAAAGGGGATCAAGGAGTCAGTCCTGCAACTGGCTTGTCTGAAGTACCCTCACCTCATCACCAAG GAGCCTTTCGAGCATGAGTCATTGCTCCTGAACCGAAAGGATCACAAGCTAACCAAGGCTGAGAAAAAAGCAGCAAAGAAAAGCTATGAGGAAGACAAACGCACGTCAGTCCCCTATACCCGCCCATCGTATGCGCAGTATTACCCTGCCAGTGATCAGAGCCTGACCAGCATCCCTGCCTTCAGCCAGAGAAACTG GCAGCCAACTTTGAAGGGTGATGAAAAGCCTGTGGCCAGTGTTCGTCCTGTACAGTCCACCCCCATCCCCATGATGCCCCGGCATGTCCCACTGGGAGGCAGCGTAAGCTCTGCCTCTAGCACAAATCCATCCATGAACTTTCCGATCAACTACTTGCAGCGTGCAGGAGTCCTTGTGCAGAAGGTGGTCACCACGACAG ATATTGTTATTCCTGGACTGAACAGCTCCACAGATGTACAGGCAAGAATTAATGCTGGTGAGAGCATCCACATCATCCGTGGGACAAAAG GGACATACATCCGTACCAGTGATGGACGGATCTTTGCTGTCCGGGCAACTGGCAAACCAAAGGTTCCTGAAGATGGTCGGATGGCTGCCTCAG GTTCCCAGGGACCTTCTTGCGAGTCCACAAGCAACGGCAGACACAGTGCCTCATCACCCAAAGCCCCTGATCCTGAGGGGCTGGCCAGGCCCGTCTCTCCTGACAGCCCAGAGATCATCAGTGAGCTTCAGCAGTATGCAGATGTGGCTGCTGCCCGGGAATCCCATCAGAGCTCCCCAAGCGCCAGTGCCGCCCTGCCTGGCCCCCCGGCCCAACTTATGGACAGCAGTGCTGTTCCTGGGACAGCTCTCGGAACTGAGCCTCGACTAGGGGGTCATTGCCTCAGTAGTTCCCTCTTGGTGACTGGCCAGCCCTGTGGTGATAGGCACCCAGTGCTGGACTTAAGGGGCCACAAGCGAAAGTTGGCCACACCACCTGCTGCCCAGGAGTCATCCCGCCGGCGGTCTAGGAAGGGTCATCTGCCAGTCCCCGTGCAGCCGTATGAACACGGGTATCCAGTCTCTGGCGGGTTTGCCATGCCACCCGTCTCCTTAAACCATAACCTCACCAcccccttcacctcccaggctggGGAGAACTCCCTGTTTATGGGCAGTACCCCCTCCTACTACCAGCTGTCCAATTTGCTGGCAGATGCCCGCCTGGTGTTTCCAGTGACTACTGACCCTCTGGTGCCAGCAGGCCCCGTCAGTTCCTCTTCCACGGCTACCTCAGTCACTGCCAGCAACCCCTCCTTCATGCTCAACCCTTCTGTGCCAGGGATACTACCCAGCTATTCACTCCCATTCTCACAGCCACTCCTGTCCGAGCCGAGGATGTTTGCGCCTTTTCCTTCCCCTGTCTTGCCCAGCAACCTTTCGCGGGGCATGTCTATCTATCCAGGCTACATGTCCCCACATGCAGGCTACCCAGCTGGTGGCCTTCTACGGTCCCAGGTGCCTCCATTTGACTCTCATGAGGTCGCCGAGGTGGGGTTCAGCTCCAATGATGATGAGGATAAGGACGATGATGTGATAGAGGTCACTGGGAAATAG